From a single Candidatus Melainabacteria bacterium genomic region:
- the murG gene encoding undecaprenyldiphospho-muramoylpentapeptide beta-N-acetylglucosaminyltransferase — MKKVVLCGGGTGGHIFPSIAVGEILKEKGCDLYYLGVNKKPEEYIAEKNGIDFFGYDFLGFPRKLQKELFAWPFYLLKAVSKAKLYLKHYRPEIVFGTGGYSAAPVFIAAKRLGISYIVHNLDVKLGLANKFCSNGALALTLGFETNELPENKKENVIVTGNPVRKCFLEIEMLNKATLCKEFNFSPNKKTIFIIGGSQGANAINEAALEIIKDLVINNDIQIIHQTGESSHEGFIKRIPATMTAGYIAKPFFENPEKCYHLADLVISRSGAMTVTEITVLGKPAIFIPYPYAGNHQEANINHLINSSGAVLFRQKGLRARELLNTILDLFKNPSKLHEMSKVTKSFAKPDAARDIASLILSKINNIPDLVKLI; from the coding sequence ATGAAAAAGGTTGTACTATGTGGTGGTGGAACAGGTGGACATATTTTTCCGAGTATTGCTGTTGGCGAGATATTAAAAGAAAAAGGTTGTGATCTTTACTATCTTGGAGTTAATAAAAAACCTGAAGAGTATATTGCAGAAAAAAATGGAATAGATTTTTTTGGTTATGATTTTTTAGGCTTTCCAAGAAAGCTTCAAAAAGAACTTTTCGCCTGGCCTTTTTATTTACTTAAGGCAGTATCAAAAGCAAAACTTTATTTAAAGCATTATAGACCAGAAATAGTTTTTGGAACTGGGGGATATTCTGCAGCTCCTGTTTTTATTGCTGCAAAAAGATTAGGCATTTCATATATTGTTCATAATCTTGATGTTAAGCTTGGTCTTGCAAATAAATTTTGTTCAAATGGTGCATTAGCCTTGACATTGGGTTTTGAAACAAATGAGCTCCCTGAAAATAAAAAAGAAAATGTCATTGTTACTGGTAATCCAGTAAGGAAATGTTTTTTAGAAATTGAAATGTTAAATAAAGCTACCCTCTGCAAAGAGTTTAATTTTAGCCCGAATAAAAAGACAATTTTTATAATTGGTGGCTCTCAAGGTGCAAATGCTATAAACGAAGCAGCTTTGGAAATCATAAAAGATCTTGTAATAAATAATGATATTCAAATCATTCATCAAACCGGTGAAAGTTCTCATGAAGGATTTATCAAAAGAATACCTGCTACTATGACTGCAGGTTATATAGCAAAACCTTTTTTTGAGAATCCTGAAAAATGTTACCATCTTGCTGACTTAGTAATTTCTCGCTCTGGAGCAATGACAGTGACAGAGATTACAGTTTTAGGTAAGCCAGCTATTTTTATTCCATATCCTTATGCAGGAAATCATCAAGAAGCAAATATTAATCACTTAATTAATTCAAGTGGTGCAGTTTTATTTAGACAAAAAGGATTAAGAGCCAGAGAACTATTAAACACAATTTTAGATCTCTTTAAAAATCCCAGTAAGTTACATGAAATGTCAAAAGTTACAAAGTCTTTTGCCAAGCCAGATGCTGCAAGAGACATTGCAAGTTTAATACTTTCTAAAATAAATAATATTCCTGATCTAGTCAAATTGATTTAA
- the hisH gene encoding imidazole glycerol phosphate synthase subunit HisH, which yields MNKNISLIDFGAGNLHSVYKAFKFIGANTEITKDLKQIEKSDAVILPGVGAFGAVMDSIRRNNLEEIIIKSAKKPFLGICVGMQVLFEEGEENPGIKGLGILKGKVVRFKKAKKIPHIGWNDVTQYDTEKFYFIHSYYVIPEDKNLIYGETEYDGEKFTSVIKKDNLFAVQFHPEKSGEGGLDLLKEFIKSI from the coding sequence ATGAATAAAAACATATCTCTAATAGATTTTGGTGCGGGCAATCTTCATAGTGTTTATAAGGCATTTAAATTTATTGGTGCAAATACTGAGATCACAAAAGATCTAAAACAAATTGAAAAGTCAGATGCTGTTATTCTTCCAGGGGTTGGTGCATTTGGCGCTGTTATGGATTCAATCAGGAGAAATAATCTGGAAGAAATAATTATTAAATCAGCAAAAAAACCATTTTTAGGTATTTGTGTAGGGATGCAGGTTTTATTTGAAGAAGGAGAAGAAAATCCAGGAATAAAAGGCCTTGGAATTTTAAAGGGCAAAGTTGTGCGATTTAAAAAAGCAAAAAAAATTCCACACATTGGATGGAATGATGTGACACAATATGACACTGAGAAGTTCTATTTCATCCACTCCTACTATGTTATCCCAGAAGACAAAAACCTGATTTATGGAGAAACAGAATATGATGGAGAAAAATTTACCTCAGTAATTAAGAAAGATAATCTTTTTGCAGTACAATTTCATCCAGAGAAAAGTGGAGAGGGTGGTTTAGATTTATTAAAAGAATTTATTAAATCAATTTGA